One window of the Suricata suricatta isolate VVHF042 chromosome 7, meerkat_22Aug2017_6uvM2_HiC, whole genome shotgun sequence genome contains the following:
- the ASF1A gene encoding histone chaperone ASF1A has translation MLGEPWDAGAQARPDRRGLLFHLEWKIIYVGSAESEEYDQVLDSVLVGPVPAGRHMFVFQADAPNPGLIPDADAVGVTVVLITCTYRGQEFIRVGYYVNNEYTETELRENPPVKPDFSKLQRNILASNPRVTRFHINWEDNTEKLEDAESSNPNLQSLLSTDALPSASKGWSTSENSLNVMLESHMDCM, from the exons ATGCTTGGGGAGCCCTGGGATGCTGGCGCGCAGGCTCGCCCCGACCGGCGTGGACTCCTGTTCC ACTTGGAATGGAAAATTATCTATGTGGGCTCTGCAGAAAGTGAAGAATACGATCAAGTTTTAGACTCTGTATTAGTGGGCCCTGTTCCTGCAGGAAGGCATATGTTTGTATTTCAG gCTGATGCACCTAATCCAGGACTCATTCCAGATGCAGATGCAGTAGGTGTAACAGTTGTACTAATTACATGCACCTATCGAGGTCAAGAATTTATTAGAGTTGGCTATTATGTAAATAACGAATATACTGAGACAGAATTAAGGGAAAATCCGCCAGTAAAACCAGACTTTTCTAAG cTTCAAAGGAACATTTTGGCATCTAACCCCAGAGTTACAAGATTCCACATTAATTGGGAAGACAACACAGAAAAACTGGAAGATGCAGAGAGCAGTAATCCAAATCTACAATCACTTCTTTCTACAGATGCATTACCTTCAGCGTCAAAGGGATGGTCCACGTCAGAAAACTCACTAAATGTCATGTTAGAATCCCACATGGACTGCATGTGA